The Aspergillus nidulans FGSC A4 chromosome VIII genome contains the following window.
CCGCGCCAGGAGCCTCCAAAGGGTCACAAGCGGTCGAATACTGTCTCGGCTATCGGCGAAAAACTGTTCGGAAGATCTGGCTCAATATTTGGAGGTCGCGGAGGCCAACAAAGTGCGTCAAAGCAGAAGGCTGGCAGGCGTTATCCCCCCACAAGCATGAGGGATCCTTATCCTGGTGATGACTCCAGGACATCGGTGGATTCACGGCGCTCAGCTCAGTATGGTTATGGTACCCGGAAGGCAAGCGAAGCAGGCGGCGAGAACAGGACACGGCGTTTCTCCTTACTTCCAGCTTCATTTTCACTGAAGGGCATTTCGTCCTCTAGCAGATCGCAAACGCCCGATGAGGAATCCAAAGCCGACCGCTTCTCGGACAATCGTGTCAGTCAGCGCCCATCGACTGGGGCTATACGAACACGCGTCCGAGCTACCAGCTACGGGGCCCATGATACGATAGCCAGCGCAGCGACCGATGGCCCGTCAGATGATGTTATTGTCCATGATGAACCAGTCAATTACCAGGCTCGCATTGATCAGCAGTTCGCGGCTCTACATTCAAACAATAGCGGAACTTATCAGCCATCGCCATATGGTACAGTTTCAGCAGAGCAGGTTCACCAAAATGATAATGAACACTATTACCGCAATAACTACGCCAACCATTCAACACCTAATTACTATGACGAATACAACGGCGTTCATGACAATGCGTCGGGGGCGTCCTTGCAAACTGGGCGCTCTTCGAATCGGCCTGGCGTCTTGCAGAAAAACCACAGGAGGTTCGCAGACGCTTACGAGAATGAGTCGCACCATTCTGGTAGCTCTGGGGCAGCCCGCAAAGTGATGGATTTCTTCCGTCGGCGAGCCAAATCCAGAGTTGGGGACGACCGCTAGAGGGGCCAGCTGCTCTATATCTTGCTTTCATCTCATGTCTCCCCTTCTAAGATTCTGCTCTGATCTGACTGGATTCAACTTATAATTATGGCATGTAGCCAACGTGAGAAGACGCTGAAGACCAACGCATCCGGTCTTGATGACTATGCTGTTGCTTCTCGCGGCCAAGTATTCAAAAAACTGCGAAGACGTTGAACTTGGGTGAGCAAAGCGCGTTTGAATTGACGcgttttggaagagaaagaagtcgGCCATGCTCTATCTATGATACAGTCTTAAAGAGCAAAGAGGTTATTTGGATACCCCTGTGATACCCGCGCAACTTCTGTCCCCTTCTGCTGCATGTAGCCATCGGTTTGTCTTCTGTTGCACCAGCAGCCGTATTTCTTCTTGTATGGATATCTGCATCTAGCATGTCTGCGTTGATTTTGTGCCGGTTAAACCCTTTTTACTTATTCCCTTTGTTCAAGCTCTGATTCTTCTCTTATCTTCCTGTTTCTATAACCCTGACCGATTGTAAATTGAGTCTTTGCTCATCCCCACGTCTGTATTGCCTATCCTTTCACCCTAgcatttgcttctgcttgAATACCTTGCAACTCTCTGTACGAAGGCGAGATGCCTTGCCCTGTCGTCCTCACTGGCAAGGTGAGACCAACCACTTCCCATCATCCCCAtacatcttcatcttctcgtcCCTTTCGAGGACCTATTTAAAGGTAATATATTACGGATTCCGTTAaatttcttcccttcttttctcgtCGCCGCTTACTGTGAGCGTAGATAGTCTATAGATTAGGTACACAGGTGCCACCGTTTGTGGGTAATAATACATCTTACTAGTCACTCAAATATTCGTGCGCTTTTCCCCCGAGATGGGTGACATAAGTGGTAGCAGGTATATTAAGCTTCGTTCGCGTACTGTGTGAATGCATTAAGTCCTGAGTAATGGTATGGAGTCCAGGGAAGTAGCAAAAAGGCAGTAAAGATTTCAGATTGTACTGGCTTCCTACAATAGGTTTCAGAGAGTTCAACCCAAATCTGACACCACAGAAAGATAACGATATTTACAGTAGTTAAAAGGACCAAGCGCGAGCACAGAAGTTGCGTGGTTTAGGTAGATTATCCAGAAAGTCCTCCGTATACCCTCATTATCGAGGGTAGGCGGGTCATAAGTATATAGCATATGGTATCTGAGTGCATAACTAAATAAGAAATGTATAAAAACTTGGAAAAACAAGTTCCTCGTCGAATATCCGACGGACCTGAGCCAGAACGAATCGCTCGACTTTGCCCACGTTTTTGAGGACTTGTTTTCCATCCTCTTTGCGGCCAATTTCGCTCTCGACTCGGATTTCTTGTAGAAGACTGAGGCCTTTCTGATGCGGGCTTGGATTGCCGCCTCCACTGCTACCAGTAGATGGACCCGGGGTCTCCTGCTGGCCGGAATATGAGCCGGAGCCAACCAGCGCTTCAGCGTCTTCGGGGGAAAGAAAACAGAAGTGAACGCGTTTGCGGATATATGCTATGACCGCGACGCCGTCGAAGGTGATGCCGGTAACATTCAGTTTTAGCGGAAGGCCAACGAAGCTAGGCATCGGGTAGTCGAGAAGGATCTCAGCTGTTAGCGATAGGCGAATGTCTCCGGCGTACTTCACGTGGCAGAGGATTTGGAAGTCCTCAGGTCGGCGTTCTCGCATGCGTGGCGGAGGCTGGTTTTGCAGGAGCGGGTTTTCTGACGATGAGATCGGGTCGTCATTATGTTCTGGATGTCCGTCGGGGTGAGAGGATCTATTCGAGCCGGAAGGGTGCGTGCTTGCTGTCGAAGGGCGGGAAGCTGGGTTGCTGGAGTCAATGTCGGCGTCTGCGCGGTGAAGCGGGGATGGCCGAATACCCGTTTTGTTGCCTTGTCCCATTGGCGACGGGTCCGTCCAATTGGTGGTGAAAGGCGAGCCACCAGCGACAGCCGCGAGCGGAGTCTGCGTGCCCGAAAGACCTCCCAGTGACATAAGGTGGTAACCCAATGTTGAAGTTCCGCCGGGTATACCTGGGGTGCCCGCGCGGGGTAGGAAGTGTGGATTTAAGTGGTCACCTAGGGCTATCGGCGACCGTAACGGCGACGAGGTATGCTGGCGAAAGTCCTCATCGAAGGGGTCCCGAAGCGCATGATGGCTAGTCACCGGTCTATCATCTCGGAAGGAAGTTTCATTAAGTTCGGACTGCGTTCTGTCCCACGGATTGTCGTGAGTACGGTGCTGGAGCTCCTCCGAGATCTCTGACCCCGAGTcaccgtcttcgtcatcctcgtaAAAGTCGGCAAATGGTTCGCAAAAGTCTTTGATCTCTAAGTCAGGGGCGACGGTCCCGAAGTCGAAGGAGTGAACCTGGACGGAGCGGATGAAGCGCGGGAGGGGCACCTGCTGGAATTTGTCGTGGATAAAAGAGCGGATGCGCTCAGCTAGAGCCTCGCCGTCCGGACCAGAGGTGGCGGTCCCCCAATTGACTTCGATGGACATCACATGTGGAGGTGAAAGGGAGTTGACTGACTGTTGAAGCAATTGACAAAAGGAAGGCCAGTATTGTCCGGCATATCACGTGATTGAGCAAGGGCCATCGAGCGATCCGACCAGGTgccctcaacagcctcaactTTGAACTTGCATCATTCTGATTAACCCCAACGACAACAAAGATCAAGCTCCATTGCTGACTCGAGATATATTTCTGAACAGATATTAGGGCCTTTAGCTGCCCTCTCTCTTGTTCTAGCAGTTCACTGTGTCTCCTTGATTAAAAACTGGGTTCACACCGCTTTAGGTTTACTTCCGAGCTTCTACCGACCCAGCATTCTGGCTCGCGCTGTGCGGCCTCAATCCTTGCCGCTCCTCTGTTTGACTCAGCAGAGCGTGCTCGACGGAACAAAGCCATGCTCTCCGTTGAATATTACATGATCTAGCTGTCTCAAGTGGCTCAACGTGAGGAATCTAGAGATGCCGGGCCCGAGACTGGTGATACCTACCATGGTCTTTTAGCCACGAGATATTCGCGAGTGCGGTCCAAAGACCATACTAAACTCCAACACTCGAGCTCTTGAATCCGCCGCTGTAATTGGTGTTTTGTCGTCTCTGCACTTGGAAATGATGGGTCTTGTGGGTATGCGCCCACCCATATAAACCCTTCGACTCCCCTTGATCCTGGCTTATATTTCATC
Protein-coding sequences here:
- the mdm12 gene encoding ERMES complex subunit MDM12 (transcript_id=CADANIAT00001839), producing the protein MSIEVNWGTATSGPDGEALAERIRSFIHDKFQQVPLPRFIRSVQVHSFDFGTVAPDLEIKDFCEPFADFYEDDEDGDSGSEISEELQHRTHDNPWDRTQSELNETSFRDDRPVTSHHALRDPFDEDFRQHTSSPLRSPIALGDHLNPHFLPRAGTPGIPGGTSTLGYHLMSLGGLSGTQTPLAAVAGGSPFTTNWTDPSPMGQGNKTGIRPSPLHRADADIDSSNPASRPSTASTHPSGSNRSSHPDGHPEHNDDPISSSENPLLQNQPPPRMRERRPEDFQILCHVKYAGDIRLSLTAEILLDYPMPSFVGLPLKLNVTGITFDGVAVIAYIRKRVHFCFLSPEDAEALVGSGSYSGQQETPGPSTGSSGGGNPSPHQKGLSLLQEIRVESEIGRKEDGKQVLKNVGKVERFVLAQVRRIFDEELVFPSFYTFLI